From Drosophila nasuta strain 15112-1781.00 chromosome X, ASM2355853v1, whole genome shotgun sequence, one genomic window encodes:
- the LOC132795136 gene encoding protein flightless-1, whose amino-acid sequence MSVLPFVRGVDFTKNDFSKTFPSSMRQMSRVQWLTLDHTQLHEIPEELGQLQKLEHLSLNHNQLEKLFGELTELTCLRSLDLRHNQLKNSGIPPELFHLEELTTLDLSHNRLKEVPEGLERAKNLIVLNLSYNQIESIPTALFIHLTDLLFLDLSHNRLETLPPQTRRLINLKTLDLSNNPLELFQLRQLPSLQSLEVLNMSCTQRTLLNFPTSIDSLANLCELDLSHNALPKLPDCVYNVSTLVRLNLSDNEITELSSSLEHWQRLESLNLSRNQLTLLPASLCKLSRLRRLFVNDNKLNFEGIPSGIGKLGALECFSAANNLLEMVPEGLCRCGALKQLNLSCNRLITLPDAIHLLEGLDQLDLRENPELVMPPKPSEASKATSLEFYNIDFSLQTQLRLAGAAVPPSMPATATPKDATARKIRLRRGGPRADGDGGQDAAKVLKGMKDVAKDKQKDDLDATQAESLKPKRWDESLEKPQLDYSKFFEKEDGQQPGLTIWEIENFLPNKIDEVVHGKFYEGDCYIVLKTKYDELHTLSWEIFFWIGNEATLDKRACAAIHAVNLRNYLGARCRTIREEQGDESDEFLALFETEVIYIEGGRTATGFYTIEEMIHITRLYLVHAYGASIHLEPVAVTLQSLDPRHAFVLDLGTRIHIWLGKRSKNTLNSKARLMAEKINKTERKNKCDIHVDLQGEESVEFWDAFDVLPEEVAQLPAPQEHVADDFEPVQPRLYQVQLGMGYLELPQVELPEQKLSHTLLNSKHVYILDCYTDLFVWFGKKSTRLVRAAAVKLSRELFNMLERPDCALVMRVPEGNEMQIFRTKFPGWDEVMAVDFTRTAKSVAKTGANLTQWARQQETRTDLAALFMPRQSAMPLSEAEQLEEEWNYDLEMMEAFVLENKKFVRLPEEELGHFYTGECYVFLCRYCIPVDDVIDGCGENGADATAGDDSKLSTSSLSASAPPPEDEIECVVYFWQGRNAGNMGWLTFTFTLQKKFKAMFGEELEVMRIFQQQENLKFMSHFKRKFIIHTGKRKDKSLTPDGKPAVEFFHLRSNGGALTTRLIQIQPDAVHLNSAFCYILHVPFETEDESQSGIVYVWLGSKSCNEEAKLVQEIAEQMFNSPWVSLQILNEGDEPENFFWVALGGRKTYDTDADYMNYTRLFRCSNERGYYTVAEKCADFCQDDLADDDIMILDNGEHVFLWMGPRCSEVEVKLAYKSAQVYIQHMRIKQPERPRKLFLTMKNKESRRFSKCFHGWSAFKVYI is encoded by the exons ATGAGTGTTCTACCGTTTGTACGCGGCGTTGACTTTACAAAAAATGACTTTAGC AAAACATTCCCCAGCTCAATGCGGCAAATGTCGCGGGTCCAATGGCTAACATTGGACCACACACAACTCCATGAAATACCCGAGGAGCTGGGCCAGCTGCAAAAGCTCGAGCATTTATCGCTCAATCACAATCAGCTGGAGAAGCTCTTTGGCGAACTTACTGAACTCACCTGCCTGCGTTCCTTGGATCTGCGTCACAATCAACTGAAGAACAGCGGCATACCGCCCGAACTCTTCCATCTGGAGGAGTTGACAACGTTGGATTTATCGCACAATCGCCTGAAGGAGGTGCCCGAGGGCTTGGAGCGTGCCAAGAATTTGATAGTGCTCAATTTGAGCTATAATCAAATCGAAAGCATACCAACTGCCCTTTTCATACACCTGACGGATTTGCTGTTTCTGGATTTGTCGCACAATCGTCTGGAAACATTGCCGCCGCAGACACGTCGCTTGATCAATCTAAAGACACTGGATTTATCAAACAATCCGTTGGAATTGTTCCAGCTACGTCAGCTGCCATCGCTGCAGAGTCTAGAGGTGCTCAACATGAGCTGCACACAACGCACACTCCTCAATTTCCCCACGAGCATCGATAGTTTGGCGAACCTTTGTGAATTGGATTTGTCGCACAATGCGCTGCCCAAGCTTCCCGATTGTGTGTACAATGTGAGCACGCTGGTGCGCTTAAATCTCTCGGACAATGAGATCACTGAGCTTAGCTCTAGTTTGGAGCACTGGCAGCGTCTGGAATCGTTGAATTTGTCGCGCAATCAATTGACGCTGCTTCCCGCATCGTTGTGCAAATTGTCGCGACTGCGTCGCCTGTTTGTCAACGATAATAAGCTCAACTTTGAGGGCATACCCTCGGGCATTGGCAAACTGGGCGCCTTGGAGTGCTTTTCGGCCGCAAACAATCTGCTCGAAATGGTGCCCGAGGGTCTGTGTCGTTGTGGTGCATTGAAACAGCTCAATTTGAGTTGTAACCGCTTGATCACGCTGCCGGATGCCATACATTTATTGGAGGGTCTGGATCAGTTGGATTTGCGGGAGAATCCAGAGCTGGTGATGCCACCGAAGCCCAGTGAAGCGAGCAAAGCGACAAGCCTCGAGTTCTACAATATTGATTTCTCGCTGCAAACGCAATTGCGTCTCGCCGGCGCCGCTGTGCCGCCCTCAATGCCCGCCACTGCCACGCCCAAGGATGCGACGGCGCGCAAGATACGTTTGCGACGCGGTGGACCGCGTGCCGATGGCGATGGCGGTCAGGATGCGGCCAAGGTGCTCAAGGGCATGAAGGATGTGGCCAAGGATAAGCAAAAGGATGATCTGGATGCCACGCAAGCGGAATCGCTGAAGCCGAAGCGTTGGGATGAATCACTGGAGAAGCCACAGCTGGATTACTCCAAGTTCTTTGAGAAGGAGGACGGCCAACAACCGGGTCTGACCATCTGGGAGATTGAAAACTTTTTACCCAACAAAATCGACGAAGTGGTGCATGGCAAATTCTACGAGGGCGATTGCTACATTGTGCTGAAAACGAAATACGATGAACTGCACACGCTCAGCTGGGAGATCTTCTTCTGGATTGGCAACGAGGCGACGCTGGATAAGCGCGCCTGTGCTGCCATTCATGCCGTCAATTTGCGCAACTATTTGGGCGCACGGTGTCGCACCATACGCGAGGAGCAGGGCGACGAATCCGATGAGTTTCTCGCGCTCTTCGAAACGGAAGTCATCTACATCGAAGGCGGCCGCACTGCCACCGGCTTCTATACGATCGAGGAGATGATCCACATCACACGGCTGTATCTGGTGCACGCGTACGGCGCCAGCATCCATCTGGAACCGGTGGCTGTGACGCTGCAGTCGCTGGATCCGCGCCACGCCTTCGTGCTCGACCTGggcacacgcatacacattTGGCTGGGCAAACGGTCGAAGAATACGCTGAACTCGAAGGCGCGCTTGATGGCCGAGAAGATCAACAAGACGGAGCGCAAGAATAAATGCGATATCCATGTGGATTTGCAGGGAGAGGAGAGCGTCGAGTTTTGGGATGCCTTCGATGTGCTGCCCGAGGAGGTGGCCCAGTTGCCGGCGCCGCAGGAGCATGTCGCCGATGACTTTGAGCCGGTGCAGCCGCGTCTGTATCAGGTGCAGCTGGGCATGGGCTATCTGGAGTTGCCGCAGGTGGAGTTGCCGGAGCAGAAGCTGAGCCACACACTGCTGAATAGCAAGCATGTCTATATACTCGACTGCTATACGGATCTGTTTGTGTGGTTCGGCAAGAAGTCGACGCGTTTGGTGCGCGCCGCCGCCGTCAAGCTGAGCCGGGAGCTCTTCAACATGCTGGAGCGGCCGGATTGTGCGCTCGTGATGCGTGTGCCCGAGGGCAATGAGATGCAAATCTTCCGCACCAAATTCCCTGGCTGGGACGAAGTGATGGCCGTTGATTTCACGCGCACCGCCAAATCGGTGGCCAAAACGGGCGCGAATCTAACGCAATGGGCGCGCCAACAGGAGACGCGCACCGATTTGGCGGCGCTCTTTATGCCGCGACAAAGTGCGATGCCGCTGTCGGAGGCGGAACAGCTGGAGGAGGAGTGGAACTATGATCTCGAGATGATGGAGGCATTTGTGCTCGAGAACAAGAAGTTTGTGCGGCTGCCCGAGGAGGAGCTGGGACACTTTTATACCGGCGAATGTTATGTATTTCTCTGTCGCTATTGCATACCAGTGGATGATGTCATCGATGGCTGTGGCGAGAACGGTGCTGATGCAACTGCCGGCGATGATAGCAAACTGTCAACGTCATCGTTATCGGCGTCAGCGCCGCCGCCAGAGGATGAGATCGAGTGTGTGGTTTACTTCTGGCAGGGACGCAATGCCGGCAATATGGGTTGGCTGACGTTTACGTTTACGCTGCAGAAGAAATTCAAGGCCATGTTCGGTGAGGAGCTGGAGGTGATGCGCATCTTTCAGCAGCAGGAGAACCTTAAATTCATGTCGCACTTTAAGCGCAAGTTCATCATTCATACGGGCAAGCGCAAGGATAAGTCATTGACGCCGGATGGCAAGCCGGCGGTAGAGTTCTTCCATTTGCGTTCCAATGGCGGTGCATTGACCACGCGCCTCATACAAATCCAGCCGGATGCAGTGCACCTGAACTCGGCATTCTG CTATATACTTCATGTGCCATTCGAAACGGAGGACGAGTCACAGTCGGGCATTGTGTACGTCTGGCTGGGCAGCAAGTCATGCAACGAGGAGGCCAAACTGGTTCAGGAGATTGCCGAGCAGATGTTCAACAGTCCCTGGGTGAGCCTGCAG ATACTCAACGAGGGCGACGAACCGGAGAATTTCTTTTGGGTGGCGCTGGGAGGTCGCAAAACCTATGATACGGATGCTGATTATATGAATTATACGCGACTGTTTCGCTGCTCCAACGAGCGTGGCTATTATACGGTGGCCGAGAAGTGTGCCGATTTCTGTCAGGATGATTTGGCCGATGATGATATCATGATACTCGATAATGGGGAACACGTCTTCCTTTGGATGGGGCCACGTTGCAGTGAAGTTGAGGTGAAGTTAGCGTATAAATCGGCTCAGGTTTACATACAGCATATGCGGATTAAGCAGCCGGAGAGGCCGCGTAAACTCTTTTTGACCATGAAGAACAAGGAGTCGAGACGTTTCTCCAAGTGCTTCCATGGCTGGAGTGCGTTTAAggtgtatatttaa
- the LOC132795931 gene encoding LOW QUALITY PROTEIN: eukaryotic translation initiation factor 5B (The sequence of the model RefSeq protein was modified relative to this genomic sequence to represent the inferred CDS: deleted 2 bases in 1 codon) has translation MDLFDMVRAAPPPKNIRERSTAAKDTDEDSRGITSDEPLDTALDDDDSEDAAIRLAVDSVQLKIDESENDETEKPDSDLLDAGADADADEVEMEVDNDGELLQPLPPKTKAQQKMFADVQPPTKRRRSRTEAATKSTPTAVLAGFSLKQCVVRIKRLTRDEIEAHRPMTTTPSPPKRGRPRKRRARNNNVATTAKNIRYRRPKKSKLSSSKVHIKLRPNGGDKHSELPKFTRAQTPPARTPSKSPSKVATTTKTRRRPNVPGFVSKKTIQRYGKRFFNCVVIVKRLKHSPNIQSNINAATSSGNKSNKRKSKSNLSVSFSEAVEIFGSSPRKSSSASSSRTVPTRLQRVDATGNVVEDIELPRLSASSATTTTTQCDSATKRSRATSGSSCNGRGKRSGKSKRSLRVPVSGLASLSIEDSQDANADDEYIVPNELPEHPTKSGVRRSGTPNPTVKRVTTTTTISDEDDVDDDDAVEPEPATNVKRAVASSRDARLAKRASDVKPPTEHPKPAAKRSRDKTSEPLAESTAKSLAVETDEEPEAETAADTSVKSETLDEENAVVAKESAEEEAAAIETAIDAVEQELEKLQKERDGEATKAVANKDEDKAADEVKTDDAKLTKDMKEDEEELLEQPLQLHSDEDDEAKPELPTVKSDDKSLDTNPQQDEDKLKTTTTTVKATTTTKSEAESKVNKPRDLLSPASLDVTTDDILEIQTSLEDERYLTLNSPCLSLTQRRDRDLRLESPDSNASFKSAQHIEINEDDVPTPLRVDPPDLADDLMSPSSSSVAATQQQQKEDEEEGEGEEEQGQEQEQEQEEDQEHNIFNGSEVVASGSSLGQETFSALDEMPNLDVDELGQLVEPDYQMSNSRNANSRDTPDDIMKLLES, from the exons atggaTCTATTTGATATGGTGCGCGCAGCGCCGCCACCAAAAAACATTCGAGAACGTTCAACAGCAGCCAAGGATACGGATGAGGACAGCAGAG GTATAACAAGTGATGAGCCACTAGACACCGCATTAG atgatgatgacagTGAGGATGCGGCCATAAGGCTAGCGGTAGACAGCGTGCAGCTAAAGATAGATGAGTCGGAAAACGACGAGACGGAGAAGCCAGACAGCGATTTACTCGATGCGGGTGCGGATGCAGACGCGGACGAGGTGGAGATGGAGGTGGATAATGATGGTGAGCTGTTGCAGCCGTTGCCGCCTAAGACCAAGGctcaacaaaaaatgtttgcagACGTGCAGCCGCCCACGAAGCGCAGGAGGTCGCGTACAGAAGCTGCAACAAAGTCTACTCCAACAGCAGTTTTAGCTGGGTTTTCACTGAAACAGTGTGTTGTGCGCATCAAGCGCCTGACTCGCGACGAGATCGAAGCACATCGACCGATGACAACGACGCCGTCGCCACCAAAACGTGGACGACCTCGCAAGCGACGCGCT CGAAACAACAACgtcgcaacaacagcaaaaaacatTCGGTATCGCCGCCCAAAAAAGTCCAAGTTGAGTTCGAGTAAAGTGCACATCAAGTTGCGACCGAATGGCGGCGATAAGCACAGCGAGCTACCAAAATTCACGCGCGCCCAGACGCCGCCAGCTCGCACACCAAGTAAGTCACCCTCAAAAGTGGCCACCACAACAAAAACCAGGCGACGACCCAATGTGCCCGGCTTTGTTAGCAAGAAAACGATCCAGCGTTATGGCAAACGTTTCTTCAACTGCGTTGTGATTGTGAAGCGCCTCAAACATTCCCCTAATATTCAGAGCAACATCAACGCAGCAaccagcagcggcaacaagtCCAACAAACGCAAATCGAAATCCAATTTATCGGTATCGTTTAGCGAAGCTGTCGAAATCTTCGGCTCAAGTCCTCGCAAATCCTCCTCAGCATCGTCCTCGAGAACTGTGCCAACGCGTCTGCAGCGTGTGGATGCCACAGGCAATGTGGTGGAAGACATTGAGTTGCCCCGCTTGTCAGCATcatcagcgacaacaacaacaacacaatgcGACAGCGCCACAAAACGTTCGCGTGCCaccagcggcagcagctgcaatggACGCGGCAAGCGCAGCGGCAAATCAAAGCGTTCGTTGCGTGTGCCAGTCTCTGGGCTGGCGAGCTTAAGCATCGAAGATAGCCAGGATGCGAATGCAGACGATGAGTACATAG TGCCGAATGAATTACCTGAACATCCGACAAAGTCGGGCGTGCGTCGCTCTGGCACTCCAAATCCGACTGTGAAACGCGTCACGaccaccaccaccatcagCGATGAAGATGAcgttgacgatgacgatgcaGTCGAGCCAGAGCCTGCGACAAATGTTAAACGCGCTGTGGCATCCAGTCGTGATGCCAGGCTAGCGAAGCGCGCTAGCGATGTCAAACCGCCAACTGAACATCCAAAACCTGCCGCTAAACGCTCAAGGGACAAAACCTCGGAACCTTTGGCAGAGTCAACAGCAAAGTCGCTGGCTGTTGAAACAGACGAAGAACCAGAGGCTGAGACAGCAGCTGACACGTCAGTAAAAAGCGAAACGTTAGACGAAGAAAATGCTGTTGTGGCTAAAGAgtcagcagaagaagaagctgctgCTATTGAAACTGCTATTGATGCCGTGGAACAGGAACTGGAGAAACTGCAAAAGGAACGAGATGGGGAAGCAACTAAAGCAGTGGCGAACAAAGATGAGGATAAGGCTGCTGATGAAGTGAAGACGGACGACGCAAAGCTCACAAAAGATATGAAAGAGGATGAGGAAGAGCTGCTAGAGCAGCCGTTGCAGCTGCACAGCGACGAAGATGACGAGGCCAAGCCCGAGTTGCCCACAGTGAAGTCGGATGACAAGTCGCTGGATACTAACCCACAGCAGGACGAAGACAAActgaagacgacgacgacgacggtgaaggcgacaacgacgacaaaaTCAGAAGCCGAGTCAAAAGTGAACAAGCCGCGTGATTTGCTATCGCCGGCATCGCTGGATGTCACCACTGATGACATTTTGGAGATACAAACCTCACTTGAAGATGAACGCTATCTAACGCTCAACTCACCTTGTCTCTCCCTCACCCAACGACGCGATCGCGATCTACGCTTAGAGTCGCCCGATTCAAATGCGAGCTTCAAGTCGGCCCAACACATCGAGATAAATGAGGATGATGTGCCGACACCGCTGCGCGTGGATCCGCCCGATTTGGCGGATGACTTAATGTCACCCTCATCATCCTCAGTTGCcgccacacaacaacagcaaaaggaggatgaggaagagggagagggagaggaggaGCAGGgtcaggagcaggagcaggagcaggaagAAGATCAAGAGCATAACATATTCAATGGCAGCGAAGTGGTGGCCAGCGGTTCTAGTTTGGGACAAGAGACATTTTCGGCACTGGATGAAATGCCCAATCTGGATGTCGATGAGCTGGGTCAGCTTGTTG AGCCAGACTATCAAATGAGCAACAGCCGTAATGCCAACTCCAGAGATACTCCGGATGATATTATGAAACTGTTAGAGTCTTAG